The Terriglobales bacterium genome includes a window with the following:
- a CDS encoding GntR family transcriptional regulator, whose product MDREWNDSQPIYRQLRDRVVAMILDGVLKEGDPLPSVRNVAAEYRVNPLTVLKGYQELVDQELVEKRRGLGLFVREGARALLLKGERERFLNQEWPQIHERIERLGLTAEDLLNGRRPKKK is encoded by the coding sequence ATGGACCGTGAGTGGAACGACAGCCAGCCGATCTACCGCCAGCTGCGCGACCGCGTGGTGGCGATGATCCTCGACGGCGTGCTGAAGGAGGGCGATCCGCTGCCGTCGGTGCGCAACGTGGCCGCCGAGTATCGCGTGAATCCGCTCACGGTCCTGAAGGGTTATCAGGAATTGGTGGACCAGGAACTGGTCGAGAAACGTCGCGGGCTCGGCCTCTTTGTCCGCGAAGGAGCGCGCGCCCTGCTGCTCAAGGGGGAGCGCGAGAGGTTCCTCAACCAGGAGTGGCCGCAGATCCACGAGCGCATCGAGCGGCTGGGACTGACGGCGGAGGACTTGCTCAACGGCCGCCGCCCGAAGAAGAAATAG
- a CDS encoding ABC transporter ATP-binding protein, whose protein sequence is MSCIEARGLRKTYGATVAVDGIDLQVEEGRILGLIGPNGAGKTTALNAILGLTSYEGELRVLGRDPWRERERLMRDVCFIADVAVLPRWIRVAQLLDCVAGVHPGFDRAKAESFLQRTTVKSASKVRELSKGMVTQLHLAIVMAIDVRLLVLDEPTLGLDILFRKQFYDSLLNDYFEGTRTIVVATHQVEEVEHVLTDLMFIDRGRIVFRRTMEEVEARFAELAAKPEQVAAARALRPIAERQSLGRTVMLFEGVERERLAALGEVRTPGIADLFVAIVGGQQGVTP, encoded by the coding sequence ATGAGCTGCATCGAAGCACGAGGCCTGCGCAAGACCTATGGCGCCACCGTCGCGGTCGACGGCATCGACCTGCAGGTCGAGGAGGGCCGCATCCTGGGTCTCATCGGCCCCAATGGCGCCGGCAAGACGACGGCGCTGAACGCCATCCTCGGCTTGACTTCCTATGAGGGCGAGCTGCGCGTCCTGGGCCGCGATCCCTGGCGCGAACGCGAGCGGCTGATGCGCGACGTCTGCTTCATCGCCGACGTCGCCGTGCTCCCGCGCTGGATCCGCGTGGCCCAGTTGCTCGACTGCGTCGCCGGCGTGCACCCGGGTTTCGACCGCGCCAAAGCCGAGAGCTTCCTGCAGCGGACCACCGTCAAGAGCGCCAGCAAGGTGCGCGAGCTGTCGAAGGGCATGGTGACGCAGCTTCACCTGGCCATCGTCATGGCCATCGATGTCCGCCTGCTGGTGCTCGACGAGCCCACCCTCGGCCTCGACATCCTGTTCCGCAAGCAGTTCTACGATTCCCTGCTCAACGACTACTTTGAAGGCACGCGCACCATCGTCGTGGCCACGCACCAGGTCGAAGAGGTCGAGCACGTGCTCACCGACCTCATGTTCATCGACCGCGGGCGAATCGTTTTCAGGCGCACCATGGAAGAGGTGGAAGCGCGTTTCGCCGAACTCGCGGCCAAGCCGGAACAGGTGGCGGCGGCGCGCGCTCTGCGCCCGATCGCGGAGCGCCAGTCGCTCGGCCGCACGGTGATGCTGTTCGAAGGCGTCGAGCGGGAGCGGCTGGCGGCGCTCGGCGAGGTCCGCACGCCCGGCATCGCCGACCTGTTCGTCGCCATCGTCGGCGGGCAGCAAGGAGTGACGCCATGA